Proteins from one Enoplosus armatus isolate fEnoArm2 chromosome 4, fEnoArm2.hap1, whole genome shotgun sequence genomic window:
- the LOC139284747 gene encoding lymphotoxin-alpha-like, with protein sequence MLDGKLIGEWGASGMEEDGCCCCGVEAGLHRRNTLLQLLRQKETRLRRMGQFLAAALLLLILAALALLLAVVLGGRGHQSPDSQPANHSSGIRQELQDGKNPSAMLTAPKSKNMDEEYLEWEIAEGNAFFQGGFNYSSGNLVVPRGGIYRVYLQITYESKEDLKCFGDELRLTNMVFYIRDSYDADECLLSSVDTVSCSMEQWSKSLYTAGLFFLEANVRLRVKSSHPDLIVPNQHQVFFGAELLPQ encoded by the exons atgtTGGATGGGAAGCTGATCGGCGAATGGGGAGCCAGCGGCATGGAGGAagacggctgctgctgctgcggagTGGAGGCAGGACTACACCGGCGGAACACTTTGCTTCAACTTCTGCGCCAGAAAGAGACACGGCTGCGGCGGATGGGCCAGTTTTTAGCCGCGGCGCTCCTTCTGCTGATTTTAGCGGCTCTGGCCTTGCTGCTCGCTGTTGTGCTTGGAGGGCGAGGCCACCAGTCACCGGACAGCCAG CCTGCCAACCATTCATCAG GCATCCGACAAGAACTTCAAGATGGCAAGAATCCAAGCGCCATGCTGACAG CTCCTAAAAGCAAGAACATGGATGAGGAATATCTTGAATGGGAGATTGCAGAAGGGAATGCCTTCTTTCAGGGTGGTTTCAACTACTCCAGTGGGAACCTGGTGGTGCCCAGAGGCGGCATCTACAGAGTCTACCTGCAGATCACCTATGAGAGTAAGGAAGACCTCAAGTGTTTCGGTGATGAGCTGAGACTCACCAACATGGTGTTTTACATCCGGGACTCTTATGATGCCGACGAGTGTCTCCTGTCATCAGTCGACACTGTGAGTTGCAGCATGGAACAGTGGAGTAAATCCCTCTATACGGCCGGCTTGTTCTTCCTGGAGGCTAACGTCAGACTACGTGTGAAGTCATCACACCCCGATCTTATTGTTCCCAATCAACACCAGGTGTTTTTCGGTGCTGAACTTCTGCCTCAGTAA